One part of the Diceros bicornis minor isolate mBicDic1 chromosome 38, mDicBic1.mat.cur, whole genome shotgun sequence genome encodes these proteins:
- the CCDC185 gene encoding LOW QUALITY PROTEIN: coiled-coil domain-containing protein 185 (The sequence of the model RefSeq protein was modified relative to this genomic sequence to represent the inferred CDS: deleted 1 base in 1 codon): MEDFGRFSPRPYLDPWEPPPPRGERASSARLGEPGPQTEPALCSWAGTPCEGSEAAAPWRHPRCTPTPRPRRRRHPDSPRESRSLTDVARRPPDRARKHRPRSRLLEDAWGQSRTKPQPMGGSRHSPAWQRQFQLQPQQPRRCQHDPPAQGDSPPPYPEGAYTPLSGTFGVEKAQNGDQWAVPVCRSLGRWSLSSVPTEKSSALSQEFRTQSACVHTQKRHSSDPGESLGSQYSQPSVSSKEVQSQHTQILKNKLEEAVMSSRDQKIVALVLIRLKKAQRMRELQQQAAIAWEELKLSDQKVQMTLERERRLLLRQSREQWRQEKERRKTRQSREQRVRRRDSQEKNTIQQENRWKAQLEEKNQWKARLEEQENHRQERLERARAEAEHKKQCQVQRLQEQERMLQDLREQNRLQLQKRLEQACKTKHLHTLESQKKVQETNLSSLVNFQARKVLMDCQAKAEELLRKLSLEQSAQRCRETHQGLMKERHRELREKARKEEAQLQQARWRAEESEEQRQMHKWLLAELGDQKIRQARSNVQRNLRDRVQHLRELNILREKNHHIMKLKAEKEEKCHIEGIKEAIRRKEQRMEEISREKDATLEEFQTISKTSRRDTARALANSCFDGMVQEAGQQRGGYRD; encoded by the exons ATGGAGGACTTCGGCCGCTTCTCCCCGCGGCCCTACCTGGACCCCTGGGAGCCCCCGCCGCCCCGCGGAGAGCGCGCATCCTCGGCGCGGCTGGGCGAGCCTGGGCCACAGACCGAGCCGGCCCTGTGCTCCTGGGCCGGGACTCCGTGCGAGGGGAGTGAGGCCGCGGCGCCGTGGCGACACCCGCGCTGCACGCCCACCCCACGGCCTCGCCGGCGCCGGCACCCCGACTCGCCGCGGGAAAGCCGCAGCCTGACCGACGTGGCCCGGAGGCCCCCGGACCGCGCCAGGAAGCACCGGCCCCGCAGCCGGCTCCTGGAGGATGCCTGGGGGCAGTCAAGGACCAAGCCCCAGCCGATGGGAGGCAGCCGGCACAGCCCGGCCTGGCAGCGGCAGTTCCAGCTGCAACCCCAACAGCCTCGGCGCTGCCAGCACGATCCTCCAGCCCAGGGAGATTCGCCCCCACCTTACCCAGAGGGGGCTTACACTCCCCTGAGTGGAACTTTCGGGGTAGAAAAGGCGCAGAATGGAGACCAGTGGGCAGTGCCAGTCTGCAGAAGTCTAGGTCGCTGGTCCCTTTCCTCAGTTCCCACGGAGAAGTCTTCTGCGCTCTCCCAAGAATTCAGGACGCAGTCAGCTTGCGTGCACACCCAGAAGCGACACAGTAGTGACCCGGGGGAGTCATTAGGCAGCCAGTACTCCCAGCCCTCAGTCTCCAGCAAGGAGGTGCAGAGCCAGCACACCCAGATCCTCAAGaacaagctggaagaggcagtcATGTCCTCCAGGGACCAGAAAATTGTGGCCCTAGTGCTGATCCGGCTCAAGAAGGCCCAGAGGATGCGGGAGCTGCAGCAGCAGGCAGCCATAGCCTGGGAGGAGCTGAAGCTCTCGGACCAGAAGGTCCAGATGACCCTGGAGAGGGAGCGCAGGCTGCTGCTGCGGCAGAGCCGGGAGCAGTGGCGGCAGGAGAAAGAGCGGCGCAAGACTCGCCAGAGCCGGGAGCAGCGTGTCCGACGGCGGGACAGCCAAGAGAAGAACACGATCCAGCAGGAGAACCGGTGGAAGGCGCAATTGGAGGAGAAGAACCAGTGGAAGGCGCGATTGGAGGAGCAGGAGAACCACCGCCAGGAGAGGCTGGAGAGGGCCCGCGCTGAGGCCGAGCACAAGAAGCAGTGCCAGGTGCAACGCTTGCAGGAGCAGGAAAGGATGCTGCAGGACCTGCGCGAGCAGAACAGACTGCAGCTGCAGAAGAGGCTGGAGCAGGCCTGTAAGACGAAGCACCTGCACACGCTGGAGAGCCAGAAGAAGGTCCAGGAGACCAATCTCAGCTCCCTAGTCAATTTCCAGGCCCGGAAGGTCCTCATGGACTGCCAGGCCAAGGCCGAGGAGCTCCTCAGGAAGCTATCCCTGGAACAGAGCGCCCAGCGGTGCCGAGAGACCCACCAGGGCCTGATGAAGGAGCGTCACCGAGAGCTGAGGGAGAAGGCCCGGAAGGAGGAGGCGCAGCTCCAGCAGGCCAGGTGGCGCGCGGAAGAGTCGGAGGAGCAGAGGCAGATGCACAAGTGGTTGTTGGCGGAGCTGGGGGACCAGAAGATCCGGCAGGCCAGGAGTAACGTCCAGAGGAACTTGAGAGACAGGGTGCAGCACCTTCGAGAGCTCAACATCCTGCGGGAGAAAAATCATCACATCATGAAGCTGAAAGCCGAGAAGGAGGAAAAGTGCCACATCGAGGGCATCAAGGAAGCCATtcggagaaaggagcagaggatGGAGGAGATCTCGCGGGAG AAAGATGCAACCTTGGAGGAATTCCAGACGATCTCCAAGACCTCCAGGAGAGACACCGCGAGAGCTCTTGCCAACAGCTGCTTTGACGGGATGGTGCAGGAGGCCGGTCAGCAGAGAGGGGGCTACCGAGACTGA